One genomic window of Methanosalsum zhilinae DSM 4017 includes the following:
- a CDS encoding magnesium transporter, giving the protein MTYYTITGIIRSSTPVLLITALAGIAAGQMLNAEIDRIVSMPALLILIPALIKIGGDTGSILGARLASAFHLGFERRIFKNPVVRNSVLGVSIVGVIALFSLSVTVWLVSLLLGHQVDYLVLLKICYIAGLIELIIVFFFTVIISFASYKYGLDPDDTVIPVIATLGDIVGVAGILMALNILQVV; this is encoded by the coding sequence ATGACATATTACACAATTACAGGAATTATCAGAAGCAGCACACCTGTACTTCTTATAACAGCCCTGGCAGGAATAGCTGCCGGACAGATGCTTAATGCAGAGATCGATCGAATTGTATCAATGCCAGCATTACTCATACTGATCCCTGCACTGATCAAAATAGGAGGAGATACGGGAAGCATACTGGGAGCAAGACTTGCATCAGCCTTTCATTTAGGCTTTGAAAGAAGAATATTCAAAAATCCTGTTGTGCGCAACAGTGTTCTGGGAGTCAGTATCGTTGGCGTAATCGCCCTATTTTCTCTGAGTGTTACAGTCTGGTTGGTAAGTTTACTTTTAGGTCACCAGGTAGACTATCTGGTTTTGCTGAAGATATGCTATATAGCAGGCCTGATTGAACTTATAATAGTATTTTTTTTCACTGTGATAATTTCGTTTGCTTCGTACAAATATGGACTTGATCCGGATGATACAGTAATCCCGGTTATTGCTACACTTGGAGATATCGTGGGTGTTGCAGGAATCCTTATGGCACTGAATATACTTCAGGTAGTATAA
- a CDS encoding methanogenesis marker 8 protein, with product MAHIMEMLGKTRVVVEDGKVIEIGEPMIEWCPIFDKVRGIRQFTPEEVKKNVELRMKDFGLFTKERKLDQPVFVGFGVTEVMMTGLERDMLDTTVTVCDGAGTVITSNPSLVQGMGGRISGLVETEPIDEVINRIESLGGIVLDPSTAKIDPVEGVKKAALLGYKRIAVSVIDLDTAIKLHEVESENEIDLTVIGAHLTGIDMEDARELVKHLDIVTACASRSIRDIVKPLVQVGTSIPLFAITKKGKELLLERAKDIDSPILLNTMPLPFFPEQKKPRTPV from the coding sequence ATGGCACATATTATGGAAATGCTGGGGAAGACACGTGTTGTTGTAGAAGATGGAAAAGTCATTGAGATCGGCGAACCTATGATTGAATGGTGTCCTATATTTGACAAGGTTCGCGGAATCAGACAGTTCACGCCGGAAGAAGTTAAAAAGAATGTTGAACTGAGGATGAAGGATTTTGGTTTATTTACCAAAGAAAGAAAACTTGATCAGCCTGTTTTTGTCGGCTTTGGTGTAACTGAAGTAATGATGACCGGGCTTGAAAGGGACATGCTCGATACTACAGTGACAGTATGTGATGGTGCGGGTACTGTTATCACCAGCAATCCCTCTCTGGTGCAGGGAATGGGAGGAAGGATATCAGGTCTTGTAGAGACCGAACCAATCGATGAAGTTATAAATAGAATTGAGAGCCTGGGGGGAATAGTACTTGATCCTTCGACTGCAAAGATTGATCCTGTTGAAGGCGTCAAAAAAGCAGCATTATTGGGCTATAAGAGAATTGCAGTTTCTGTTATAGATTTAGATACAGCTATCAAACTGCATGAGGTAGAATCTGAAAATGAAATTGATTTAACTGTTATCGGTGCACACCTTACTGGAATTGATATGGAGGATGCCAGAGAACTGGTTAAACATCTGGATATAGTCACAGCATGCGCATCAAGGTCAATTCGTGATATTGTAAAACCTCTTGTCCAGGTAGGAACCTCAATACCACTGTTTGCTATTACGAAGAAAGGAAAGGAACTCCTGCTGGAGCGGGCGAAAGATATTGATTCTCCTATCCTGCTTAATACAATGCCCCTTCCATTCTTCCCTGAACAAAAAAAGCCCCGAACTCCAGTTTGA
- a CDS encoding Mov34/MPN/PAD-1 family protein → MKIQGIAKDTLEFILKVSESAHPYEFAGLLQARDEIISEVLILPGTESTDRSAVMKLFMMPNVKSAGSVHSHPGPNINPSNADLQMFARTGKYHIIVGYPYDENSWRCYDSGGKVQKLEVLDVELEDEEIL, encoded by the coding sequence ATGAAAATACAGGGAATTGCAAAAGATACTCTCGAATTTATCCTGAAGGTCAGTGAATCTGCGCATCCATATGAGTTTGCAGGTCTTCTTCAGGCGCGTGATGAGATCATATCTGAAGTATTGATACTTCCGGGAACAGAATCAACTGATAGAAGTGCTGTCATGAAGCTTTTCATGATGCCAAATGTAAAATCTGCAGGCTCGGTACATAGTCATCCTGGGCCAAACATAAATCCTTCAAATGCAGACCTGCAGATGTTTGCAAGAACCGGGAAATATCACATAATTGTAGGCTATCCTTATGATGAAAACAGCTGGAGATGCTATGATTCCGGGGGAAAGGTTCAGAAACTGGAAGTTCTTGACGTGGAACTTGAGGATGAAGAAATACTTTGA
- a CDS encoding magnesium transporter, with protein sequence MAEVIEEYLGEYASVSSIVSEALPFEIIATFGGVAAGIILSGMIEEIELIPGLIVIAPAVLGLRGNISCTLGSRLGSAIHLGLITKLDRNPELLNNISGSLLLSFMMSVFLGIVGHYITIALGLESAGVIILTTIAVIAGVLSGLVLALVAALLAVGMFKFGFDPDNIVTPAIATIGDIVSMFMLFVAAKVVLLL encoded by the coding sequence ATGGCCGAGGTCATAGAAGAATACCTTGGAGAATATGCAAGCGTCAGTTCAATTGTAAGTGAGGCGTTGCCATTTGAAATTATTGCAACGTTTGGCGGAGTTGCTGCAGGAATAATACTTTCAGGAATGATTGAAGAGATTGAATTGATTCCAGGACTTATTGTTATTGCACCTGCTGTACTGGGTCTGCGAGGTAACATTTCATGCACCCTGGGTTCAAGGCTTGGAAGTGCAATACACCTGGGTTTGATCACAAAACTTGATAGAAATCCTGAACTGTTGAACAATATCTCAGGATCACTTCTTTTAAGCTTCATGATGTCTGTGTTCCTGGGAATCGTAGGACATTACATTACCATAGCTCTGGGACTTGAAAGTGCAGGTGTTATCATTCTTACCACCATTGCCGTTATTGCAGGCGTGTTGTCAGGATTGGTTCTGGCACTTGTAGCTGCACTTCTTGCAGTTGGTATGTTCAAATTCGGATTTGATCCGGATAATATAGTTACACCAGCAATAGCGACAATAGGAGACATTGTGTCCATGTTCATGCTTTTTGTAGCCGCAAAGGTGGTGCTCCTGTTATGA
- a CDS encoding ABC transporter permease, whose translation MMKIIVNRSMIIGIILTGAMVLLAVFAPWLAPHDPNKANLDERLLSPVLTLSTEYPFGTDHHGRCIFSRTLFATRLSLIIGISVIAVSLVAGTIMGSIAGYTGGIIDEMIMRVVDAFLSFPGLFVALAVAGIFGESIVGLVIALSIVEWTLYARISRGSVISVKHMEYVSASRLMGAGPSHIFRHHILPHITSPLLVISTLGMGYAILAAASLSFLGFGVSSYPELGMMVSDGRHFLQAAPHIMFFPGMFIVIIVLGFNFLGDGLRDIFDPRDSKERWRLF comes from the coding sequence ATGATGAAAATAATAGTTAACAGAAGCATGATCATTGGAATCATACTTACTGGAGCTATGGTTCTTCTTGCTGTTTTTGCTCCATGGCTAGCCCCCCATGATCCAAATAAAGCAAATCTTGATGAGAGATTATTATCTCCTGTTTTAACACTATCCACCGAATATCCATTTGGTACAGATCACCATGGAAGATGTATATTCAGCAGAACTTTGTTTGCAACCCGACTCAGTCTAATAATTGGAATTTCAGTAATAGCAGTATCTCTTGTAGCTGGAACAATAATGGGCTCTATAGCAGGTTATACAGGAGGAATTATAGATGAGATGATAATGAGAGTTGTTGACGCTTTCCTTTCATTTCCAGGGTTGTTTGTTGCTCTTGCTGTAGCAGGAATATTTGGTGAAAGTATTGTAGGCCTTGTTATAGCTTTATCTATTGTGGAATGGACACTATATGCCCGAATTAGCCGTGGCTCTGTAATATCTGTGAAACACATGGAATATGTATCAGCATCAAGATTGATGGGTGCAGGCCCATCTCATATTTTCAGGCACCATATATTGCCTCACATTACCTCTCCGCTCTTAGTAATTTCCACTTTAGGTATGGGATATGCAATACTTGCAGCTGCGAGTTTAAGTTTTCTGGGGTTTGGTGTGTCATCATATCCTGAACTTGGTATGATGGTCAGTGACGGAAGACATTTCTTACAGGCAGCACCACATATTATGTTCTTTCCTGGTATGTTTATTGTGATTATAGTCCTTGGCTTTAATTTCCTTGGAGATGGTCTGAGGGATATATTTGATCCCAGAGATTCAAAAGAGAGATGGAGGTTATTTTAA
- a CDS encoding class I SAM-dependent methyltransferase: MNVKKHIEEYWDWRSTSYANGATNLGDEERELWKQSLSPYIGNEPLRVLDVGTGRGFLALLLAEMGHDVTAVDISQAMINEATKESKSRNLNIRFFKNDAEDLPFDNDSFDLVVSKYLLWTLPNPDKALEEWNRVLITNGKILAIDGNWFDPSFTKKVKRNLNRLIQKVMFKDPTSGVIRQGKFKKHYSAFNDSLPLYSNVRPESVQPFFEKAGFSNISINPLSEIRDYNLKQLNPIIRPLQTDVAFLVSAISSSEEK, from the coding sequence TTGAATGTAAAAAAACATATTGAGGAGTACTGGGATTGGCGCAGTACAAGCTATGCCAACGGCGCTACAAATCTTGGAGATGAGGAAAGAGAGCTCTGGAAACAGAGCCTTTCTCCATATATAGGTAATGAGCCACTAAGAGTACTGGACGTAGGTACAGGTCGAGGTTTCTTAGCTTTACTTCTTGCGGAAATGGGACATGATGTAACAGCTGTTGACATCTCACAGGCTATGATCAACGAGGCTACAAAGGAATCAAAGTCAAGGAACTTGAATATCAGATTTTTTAAAAATGATGCTGAAGATCTTCCGTTTGATAACGATAGTTTTGATCTGGTGGTCAGTAAATATCTTCTATGGACACTTCCTAACCCGGATAAAGCTCTGGAAGAGTGGAATCGAGTTTTAATTACCAATGGTAAAATATTAGCCATTGACGGTAACTGGTTTGATCCATCATTTACTAAAAAAGTCAAACGCAATCTAAACAGGCTAATCCAGAAAGTAATGTTTAAAGATCCCACTTCTGGTGTTATAAGGCAAGGTAAATTTAAAAAACATTATTCAGCCTTCAATGATTCCTTGCCTCTGTACTCGAATGTTCGCCCTGAAAGTGTTCAGCCATTTTTTGAAAAAGCGGGATTTTCAAATATAAGTATAAATCCTCTATCAGAAATACGTGATTATAATTTAAAACAGCTTAATCCAATTATCAGACCACTCCAAACAGATGTAGCATTTCTGGTCAGTGCTATATCTTCATCCGAGGAAAAATAA
- a CDS encoding ABC transporter ATP-binding protein, with the protein MLEVSELNKSYSSGNIFSRKKKVKVLEDISFSISKHETLCIVGESGCGKTTLAKCLVNLEKPDSGKVILEDTDITFPDRNLNSFVSSNIQMVFQNPDTSLNPKKRIYDIMAEPLILQKRPKKNFRKIILEVLDHVGLSEKHLMSYPHQLSGGQNQRIAIARAIILRPTLLIADEVTSALDVSIQAQIIHLLIKLKKEMGMTLIFICHDLILVKRIADRVAVMQEGKIVEINTKDQIFHKPQHQYTQKLVNDMEKLSMKLPESDNLSSSPEFKKIGFAILNCKRQYIHIFGTKEYFSVKYNKK; encoded by the coding sequence TTGCTTGAGGTAAGTGAATTAAATAAAAGTTACTCATCTGGTAATATTTTTTCCAGAAAAAAGAAAGTAAAAGTGCTAGAAGATATTTCATTTAGTATTAGTAAGCATGAAACTTTATGTATTGTAGGAGAAAGTGGCTGTGGAAAGACTACACTGGCAAAGTGTCTTGTAAATCTTGAAAAACCAGATTCTGGAAAAGTTATTTTGGAAGATACAGATATTACTTTTCCAGATAGAAATCTTAATTCCTTTGTTTCATCAAATATTCAGATGGTTTTTCAGAATCCAGATACATCACTCAACCCTAAAAAGCGCATATATGATATTATGGCTGAACCACTGATTTTGCAGAAAAGGCCAAAAAAAAATTTCAGGAAAATAATACTTGAAGTTCTCGACCATGTTGGACTTTCAGAGAAACATTTGATGAGCTATCCTCATCAGCTTAGTGGTGGACAGAATCAAAGAATAGCAATAGCCCGTGCAATTATTCTTCGCCCCACTCTATTGATTGCAGATGAAGTCACATCTGCACTTGATGTATCTATTCAGGCACAGATTATTCATCTGTTAATAAAATTAAAAAAAGAGATGGGGATGACGCTTATATTTATTTGTCATGATCTAATACTTGTTAAGAGAATAGCAGATCGTGTAGCAGTTATGCAGGAAGGAAAGATAGTTGAAATCAATACCAAGGATCAAATTTTTCACAAACCACAGCATCAATATACACAGAAACTGGTAAATGATATGGAAAAACTGTCAATGAAATTACCAGAATCAGATAATTTATCCAGTTCACCGGAATTTAAAAAAATAGGATTTGCTATACTTAATTGTAAGAGACAATATATCCACATATTTGGCACTAAAGAATATTTTTCAGTCAAATATAATAAAAAATAA
- a CDS encoding ABC transporter ATP-binding protein, protein MKDLKISFPSKEGLLIPVDSVDLEIYRKETFTIIGESGCGKSLLANSILGLLPKDAQISGNVYLEGRDLLSLPESSLKKIRGKKIGMVFQNPSTSLNPVFTMRSQLYEILKYSGKPSSINNLIYLTGKAGIRDPLHRLAQYPHQLSGGLKQRFTVAFGIATDPDILIADEPTTGLDITVKMQLVEMLSTLHSERSILLITHDLDVAYKLSDRIAVMYAGELVEISAADKFFNEPLHPYSKHLLDSHPSRKMKPIPGNAPHIGQRIKGCRFNLRCACSSSLCSQHHPEMKQIDKDRYVRCLAFA, encoded by the coding sequence ATGAAGGATTTAAAGATTAGCTTTCCTTCAAAGGAAGGATTGCTGATACCTGTTGATTCTGTTGATCTGGAAATATACAGAAAAGAAACTTTTACAATAATTGGCGAATCTGGATGTGGTAAGTCACTTCTTGCGAATTCTATTCTTGGTCTTCTTCCAAAAGATGCTCAAATATCAGGGAATGTATATCTTGAAGGAAGGGATCTCCTATCACTTCCTGAAAGCTCGTTGAAAAAAATCAGAGGAAAGAAAATAGGTATGGTATTTCAAAATCCTTCCACTTCCCTGAATCCTGTATTTACTATGCGCTCTCAACTATATGAGATTCTGAAATATTCCGGAAAGCCATCATCTATAAATAATCTGATCTATCTTACAGGTAAAGCTGGAATTCGTGATCCCTTACACAGGCTTGCACAGTATCCACACCAGCTTAGCGGAGGACTGAAACAGCGATTTACGGTTGCTTTTGGAATTGCCACAGATCCTGATATATTGATTGCAGATGAACCAACTACGGGACTTGATATTACTGTAAAAATGCAACTGGTTGAAATGCTGTCCACTCTTCATTCAGAACGCTCGATCTTGCTGATAACCCATGATCTGGATGTGGCTTATAAATTATCAGATCGCATTGCCGTAATGTATGCAGGTGAATTGGTAGAGATCTCGGCAGCTGATAAGTTTTTTAATGAACCCCTGCATCCATATTCAAAACATCTGCTCGATTCCCATCCATCAAGAAAAATGAAACCAATACCTGGAAATGCACCACATATTGGACAGAGAATAAAAGGCTGCAGATTCAACCTCCGTTGTGCATGCTCCTCTTCACTATGTTCTCAGCATCATCCTGAAATGAAGCAAATAGATAAAGATAGATATGTGAGGTGTCTGGCATTTGCTTGA
- a CDS encoding phenylacetate--CoA ligase family protein: protein MKYWQPEYETMNHNELDKLQLDRLKKTVAKVYNNVLFYRNKFDQAKVTPSDIRSLDDISKLAQTKKSDLRDNYPFDLFAVPKKEIVRIHSSSGTSGKPTVVGYTSQDIANWSDIMARNMVMIGLTKDDVFQNSVNYGLFTGGLGFHYGIEKLGAMVVPSGTGKTAKQLEMMLDYGVTGLHCTPSYALYLAETAQEMDILDDLSLRIGCFGAEPWSSNTRKELESTLNLKAFDSYGLSEMYGPGVAFECEEQDGLHIWSDHFLAEVLDSEGEPVSEGEKGELVLTSLTKEALPLIRYRTGDITRLLESECACGRTTHRISRMLGRADDMLIVRGINVFPSQIEEVIVQIPQITDQFQVILDRGRHHLDEIMVRVELEDDAFTGELKDLAAVRRHVENELKNILSIRTNVELVEKGTIPRTSGKSQKIVDRRNAL from the coding sequence ATGAAATACTGGCAGCCAGAATATGAAACAATGAATCATAATGAGCTTGATAAATTGCAACTTGACCGACTAAAGAAAACGGTTGCCAAGGTATATAATAATGTTTTGTTCTATAGAAATAAATTTGATCAGGCAAAAGTTACGCCTTCTGATATCAGATCACTAGATGATATTTCAAAGCTTGCGCAAACAAAAAAATCTGATCTTCGGGACAATTATCCATTTGATCTGTTTGCAGTACCAAAAAAAGAAATTGTGCGGATACACTCATCATCAGGTACAAGCGGAAAGCCCACTGTTGTTGGATATACATCCCAGGATATCGCGAATTGGTCCGACATTATGGCCAGAAATATGGTGATGATCGGTCTTACGAAGGATGATGTATTTCAGAATTCAGTAAATTACGGACTTTTTACAGGTGGGCTTGGATTTCATTATGGTATTGAAAAACTTGGTGCGATGGTGGTCCCAAGTGGTACAGGTAAAACTGCAAAACAGCTGGAAATGATGCTTGATTATGGGGTCACAGGACTTCACTGTACTCCATCATATGCTCTCTATCTTGCTGAAACCGCACAGGAAATGGATATTCTTGATGACCTGTCATTAAGAATTGGTTGTTTTGGAGCAGAACCCTGGTCATCCAATACCAGAAAGGAACTTGAAAGTACTCTGAACCTGAAAGCTTTTGATTCCTATGGTCTATCTGAAATGTATGGTCCCGGAGTTGCTTTTGAATGCGAGGAGCAGGATGGTCTTCATATATGGAGTGATCATTTTCTTGCAGAGGTTCTGGATTCAGAGGGTGAACCAGTTTCTGAAGGAGAAAAAGGTGAACTTGTTCTCACCTCACTCACAAAGGAAGCTCTTCCGCTTATCAGATACAGAACAGGAGATATTACACGACTCCTTGAGAGCGAATGTGCCTGTGGACGTACAACCCATAGAATATCAAGAATGCTTGGAAGGGCTGATGATATGCTGATTGTCAGAGGTATCAATGTATTTCCTTCCCAGATAGAAGAAGTTATTGTTCAGATTCCTCAGATAACTGATCAATTTCAGGTAATACTTGACAGAGGCAGACATCATCTGGATGAAATAATGGTGCGTGTTGAACTTGAAGACGATGCATTTACAGGGGAATTAAAAGATCTTGCAGCTGTACGCAGACATGTTGAGAATGAATTGAAGAACATTCTCAGCATAAGAACAAATGTGGAACTTGTTGAAAAAGGAACTATTCCACGAACAAGTGGTAAATCTCAAAAGATAGTTGATCGAAGGAACGCTTTATGA
- a CDS encoding ABC transporter substrate-binding protein — MCMIIFVFIFSILTAGCLSQQGNVGGTDSDSVLRVAQTFGPSNTLDPAHNWYGWYMRQAGIYQTLFSFDENMEMVPELAVGYEAVNDTAWKITLRDGVLFHDGTSMNADAVVYSINRVLNPDNSRSGQYDFIEDVYAIGDSEVMLITHEPYAPTIASLTDPIVSIISPQIDDISRKASGTGPFMLESFIPNTRLVVTKNENYWGAEPKIDRAIIEYVRDPMTRSMKLEAGEVHLADNIPGSEVARLNAKDSINILSEETPRTALMFVNTNREPLNDVRVRQAISYAINRQQVVDTALEGVGGTPAVGLFPSIFKWSGNDELEPYTHNPEKALELLKQAGIEDTSGDGLLEYNGEPFSIKITTHTGREELRPVAEVMAIQLNDIGIKSRAVILESGAVNADLNNGDFDLVLQSWGVAPTGDPDYFLNQHFASGNTYTRWTGYSNSDVDKWLELGRTTSDEDQRMEYYYNVQKQIHEDCPELFVFYYNKINGVSDNVEDYVIYPNDVTFLTENIYLKNR; from the coding sequence ATGTGTATGATAATTTTTGTTTTTATTTTTTCAATATTAACTGCCGGCTGCCTGAGCCAGCAAGGAAATGTTGGAGGAACAGATTCAGACAGCGTTTTACGCGTAGCCCAGACATTTGGACCCTCAAACACACTTGACCCTGCCCACAATTGGTATGGATGGTATATGAGACAGGCTGGCATTTATCAAACTCTGTTCAGTTTTGATGAAAACATGGAAATGGTGCCTGAACTTGCAGTTGGATATGAAGCTGTTAATGATACTGCCTGGAAAATTACACTCAGGGACGGAGTATTGTTCCATGATGGAACATCCATGAATGCTGATGCTGTGGTTTATTCTATCAACCGTGTTTTGAATCCTGATAATTCGCGTAGTGGTCAATATGATTTTATAGAAGATGTGTATGCAATAGGTGACAGTGAGGTAATGTTAATTACACATGAACCATATGCTCCAACCATTGCAAGTCTTACTGATCCAATTGTTTCCATTATAAGTCCTCAAATAGATGATATATCAAGAAAAGCTTCTGGTACAGGTCCTTTTATGCTTGAGTCTTTTATCCCCAATACTCGACTTGTAGTGACTAAAAATGAAAATTATTGGGGAGCAGAACCTAAAATTGATAGAGCTATTATTGAATATGTACGTGATCCTATGACCCGATCTATGAAGCTGGAGGCAGGTGAAGTACATCTTGCAGATAATATTCCTGGTTCTGAAGTTGCACGTCTGAATGCAAAAGATAGTATAAATATACTAAGTGAGGAAACTCCCCGAACTGCACTTATGTTTGTCAATACCAATAGGGAACCACTTAATGATGTTCGTGTAAGACAGGCTATAAGTTATGCTATTAACAGACAACAGGTTGTAGACACTGCACTTGAAGGTGTTGGAGGAACTCCTGCAGTCGGATTATTCCCCTCAATTTTCAAGTGGTCTGGCAATGATGAACTTGAACCCTATACTCACAATCCTGAAAAGGCCCTAGAACTGCTCAAACAGGCCGGAATTGAAGATACGAGTGGCGATGGTTTACTTGAATATAATGGTGAACCATTTAGTATAAAGATAACAACCCATACTGGTCGTGAGGAACTAAGACCTGTTGCAGAGGTTATGGCAATCCAGTTGAATGATATTGGAATTAAAAGCAGGGCAGTGATTCTTGAAAGTGGGGCCGTAAATGCTGATTTGAATAATGGAGACTTTGATCTTGTCCTTCAATCATGGGGTGTAGCTCCAACAGGTGATCCTGATTATTTCCTGAATCAACATTTTGCTTCTGGGAATACCTATACAAGATGGACCGGTTATTCAAATTCAGATGTGGATAAATGGCTGGAACTTGGAAGAACTACATCAGATGAAGATCAAAGGATGGAATATTATTATAATGTTCAGAAACAGATACACGAGGATTGCCCCGAGTTATTTGTATTTTATTACAATAAAATAAATGGTGTATCTGATAATGTTGAGGATTATGTCATTTATCCAAATGATGTCACCTTCTTAACCGAGAATATCTATTTGAAGAATAGGTGA
- the nikB gene encoding nickel ABC transporter permease, whose amino-acid sequence MLNYLLRRVIFLIPTLFLVSLISFSIIHLAPGDPAELLLTGPDGAADPEVVKQFSEKMGFDRPFHVQYGIWLKEVLSGNLGYSYMTGQPVAEAIVHKFGATFKLAILSMFFALMIAIPGGIIAALSNGTWKDDLSRMISLIGVSIPNFWQGYLMILVFGLMLNLFPIGGYGENGDLKHMILPALTLGTSSAAILMRLIRSSLLEVLDQDYIRAARARGLPEHIVIGKHGLKNAFIPVVTMLGLSFGYLLNGSVVVETVFAWPGIGNLMVSSILHRDYPMIQGTLLFVATIFVTINLLVDLSYAYLDPRWRYDENNS is encoded by the coding sequence ATGCTGAATTATTTACTACGAAGGGTCATTTTTCTTATTCCAACCCTCTTTTTAGTTTCATTGATAAGCTTTTCAATAATTCACCTTGCTCCAGGAGATCCTGCTGAACTATTGCTCACAGGACCTGACGGAGCTGCAGATCCTGAAGTAGTAAAACAGTTTAGTGAGAAAATGGGATTTGATAGACCATTTCATGTTCAATATGGAATCTGGCTAAAAGAGGTACTTTCCGGCAATCTTGGATATTCTTATATGACTGGTCAGCCTGTAGCGGAGGCCATTGTTCATAAGTTTGGAGCAACTTTCAAATTAGCTATTCTGAGTATGTTTTTTGCACTTATGATCGCCATTCCTGGCGGGATTATTGCAGCTCTTTCAAACGGCACATGGAAAGATGACCTGAGCCGAATGATTTCTTTGATTGGCGTGTCAATTCCAAATTTCTGGCAGGGATATTTGATGATACTTGTATTTGGATTGATGCTAAATCTCTTTCCGATAGGTGGATATGGTGAAAATGGAGATCTAAAGCACATGATATTACCAGCATTGACCCTTGGTACATCCTCTGCTGCTATATTAATGCGGTTGATCAGGTCAAGTCTTCTTGAAGTACTTGATCAGGATTATATCCGGGCTGCCAGAGCCCGCGGTCTTCCAGAGCATATTGTTATTGGAAAACATGGATTGAAAAACGCTTTTATACCGGTAGTGACTATGTTGGGGTTAAGTTTTGGCTACCTCCTAAATGGATCAGTAGTAGTTGAAACTGTATTTGCCTGGCCAGGTATAGGTAATTTAATGGTAAGTTCTATTCTTCACAGAGACTATCCTATGATTCAGGGCACCCTTCTATTTGTTGCAACAATATTTGTTACTATTAATTTGCTGGTTGATCTGTCCTATGCTTATCTTGATCCAAGGTGGAGGTATGATGAAAATAATAGTTAA